The Nicotiana sylvestris chromosome 6, ASM39365v2, whole genome shotgun sequence genomic sequence GTTAAGATAAAAAAATATTCAAGATCAAAAAGAAACTCTATACCAGCATCACATAATGCATGCTTCTCATAATTGAGATTTGGAGGGGGGAGGGGGAAGGAAAAAGAAGGGAAAGGGAGCAATTTTGTTGTTACATAAGTAACTAGGGATGCCAGTAAAAACCCTCAATCTATGAATCTATTATCAGAACTGAACCTTAACCTTACTTGATATAGCAATTTGTCATACCCTGTCAGAAACAGACTATTCATCAAGGATTCAGCTACAGTATTCAGCAGCACTCCCTTTAACTTATTCAACTTTGATGTAGAATTTGTCCCATTATCAACAACTATGGAACTCCAGAACAAAGGGAAAGTTATACATGTATGACCATTGCTACTGCAGCCAATTCTCCCCGTCTCCCACACACAAATGAGGGACGAACATGTCAATACTCATTTTGGGACAGACAGTCTGGCTACCATCAAATTATTAGAAAAAAATTCCAATGATGATACGTCCTCCCTTTCTCAGGTATCAGTACCAAAATACAGTGCAAGACCTAAATTTCAATCAATTAgagttattgtttctttcaaATAAGGAATCAATTAGAGTTACTGTTCTGGGGATACGTGAGCTGAGGCTAAACTACTTTCCATGAACAGCGATCCCTTCTCAATACTACTTGAATTCTGCATGACATCAAGAAAAGATATGAAAGTGTACTGAACTAGCAGAGAGGGGTGTTACCAAATGAATCAAGTTTATGCAAAGTACTATATCCTCCCCCGCCCTCCCAACCGACaaagagttttaaaaaaaaaaaaggaaagaaaagaaatgacAAACTAATTTATCGTACTATCTTTTTTTGATCTACCAAAATTAGCATTCAATTACCGAAATCGTTTCCTTTATTCTATTTACTAAGAGATACGTAAGAAGATAAATGCTCAGCAATAGGACATGAAAAATGATGCATTCTGCAGAATGTCAAAAAGGATGGGCAGAGAGCGAAGGGTTGACCTCCTTTAACAAGTTCAATGTTTTCCAGAATATGCTAAAACGTACCTTTCCAGTTATCAAGGTATACATATTGAGCACATCATCAACAGTCGACTCAAAGTGAGTTGTGGGATCATAGCTCTGTTCAAACAGAAAACTGGACATGTCATGCTAGGTAGACTTTATAACAATCAGATTCAGAAGTGACTCAAAGAGACTCACAGTTGAAATAAAACAGTTATCTAATGAGGGTTCATTGACAGGTTCAAATCTGTCATATGCTTCAAAGAAGATCTCATCAACTTGTCCTAGAAGATCAATGCCAGGCTTGAGTTCACTCTCTGGATTATCAGTTTCTGCCTCTGTTGAGACAAATGCAATGAATTTGCCCTTTGGAGCAACATTATGAGTGTAAGAACAACAGAACAAGTACCTGAATATACAAATATTCAAGCATGAGTAAGAAGATCCCACTTATTTCCAAAATATTAAGTTTTCTTTACAAACCAAGTCAGAAGAACAAACATTTTCAAGGATGAATAGCTTCTGTAGGagcataacaacaacaaccccaGAGGagttccacaagtggggtctagctTCTCTAGAAGCATAATAAGTAGAAATAGTAGTGGCACTAATGCCAATCAGCAATAAGATCATCTCTCAGACCTgctaattttccttttctttctgatGATTGAGAAATCCATCTAGGGCCAACCCTTAGGACCAACCGCTGCCTTCGAACTCAGGAATATTGGGCCCACcactctacccttctccacttaaatatcaGGCTTAGTTCGCAGGGCAGCTCGAACCTATTACCTAAGTCGCAAGTCCCTCAACCTTTGCCACTTGAACTAAGCCCTAGGGGCTCTCGCGGATCTACTAATCATTAAGTTTAATGCTTATGATTCTTTGCATTAGTTGTTTGTTCAATGCTACACCAGAACTCCCAAGCAATGATTCATTGCTTGTAAAATGTCTGTTGATACAATAACTAGTCGCAGCGCGGATTTATAATCCATGTTTCTACTACTCGAGGAAGCTGATTACAGTTGGAAAGATCAACAATGCACAAAAGCTGGTATTCTCCACGTCTCTGACCATCATTCTATGCAGTTCTGGACATTGAATAACAAATACAATAAATACTTGAAATCAACTAAACAAATACGCTAGTGATGTGCTGTCTATCAAGAGTGTCTGCACAATCACATTCCCCTCAATAGTACCTAAAGAGAATCCAATTGCACATAGATAACTTTGCATTGAAATTTGAAACCTAAGAAAGCTGAAGAGCCATTTCCAGGATCCATTTATAATAATCAACCATGTCAAGCTCAGCCAAATTACCATTTTACTTATAATGGCACAGAAAACATACTGATTCCAGCAACAATCTATGCAAAGATGGAATGGGATTACAAGGGCAGAACAGTTAAGAAAAGGAATGTGCCTAAGCCAACTAACTCCCtcgcttcttttcttttctttttttcttttcttttttttttttgggggcgGGGGGGTTGGGGCGTGGGATAGGGACTTAAGACACTTGCCCAAAAATAAATGCAATAGGAAGAATCTAATCACCCACCCCCACCACTGATAATAAATTAAAGAAACGGAAGAAGACATCAAGTTAAGGGAATCAgtcataaaaaataatataagctTTGAAATGTAAAAGTAAAACAGTATCACAATGTATCACAATGTAAGAGAACGAACTTAGAAAATTTAGTCATGGAAAATTGGAGTGCATCGTTATGATACTTAAGTTCTTCCAAATGTCGAAAACTATAAGTCACATAACATTATATATCAGATAGAGAGCGAGTGAAAGAAAGTCATGGCAAACGTTGCATATATATTAAATTGTGAGATCATTATAGTTAGCATAAAGAAATTAAAATGCAATTAGTCGTCATACATCCTAAGGAtaaatttaataaaaattgttCTAATCtaaatttaataaaaattgttcttttctaataaatatttaaaaatacatCTTTTTGTAATTTAATGAAAATTGCTCACTCAACCAGGGCAAGATAAAATGTTATGACTTTAAGCTGAATAAAGTTTACCTAGTAAAATGAAGATTATCATTTATACGTGTGGATTTCTATGCTATGGCTGTAATTTCTTTACTTGATGAGAAATAAAAtgattaattaccaaaaaaatgaAGATTATCCATGCAATAGTACACCAGCTATCAAGAAGGATCAAACAGGTCTAATGACGGGGCTAAATTTTGTTTCAAGAGTAAGCTTTGGTGTCTAATCATTTGTTTAGCTTTTTAGCTCTCCCCTGAGactaaacacaaaataaattattTGCAAGATACTGGAGAAAAACTTACATATCAGATTTACGGCCCAATTGTTTTTGGGGTAAGATAATTTGCACCGAGTGAGAATCATTGGTATTAGGAATTGGGTGGCTCATAATTGCAATAGCTCTTGCCACTTTTCCAACCTTTCTAACCTGCAATAAATGCCTTGGGTTTATTAATCTATCAAAACCACTTTAAATGATTAAGCCAGACATCCCAATAGTAAGTAGTTTGACATCTCCTAAGCTACATTGTCCACGCGTTCATTGTGATATACACGGACAATGGCCTTTTCTAAAATTTCATTAAGCACCAAATTGGTGTAAAATTTATGTCCGAGACGTCTACGTGACTCTACTTGAGTCATCCATTATCTTCCAAGTTTCACCAAGTTTGACCAACCTCCTGTACAACATGGTATTTTCTCCTTGTACTGAGAATGGCCAAATGGAATGCTAAATAAGACATGCTGGCTATATTATATTTAAGAAGTCACTAAAATTATCAGCTCAGAGCATTTATTACCTTGTTGGTCAAGTAAGAAGGATCACATACAACTTTCTTGCACTTAGCTGTCTCTCCTTCTGAAGTGACACCACAAACCTTTCcttcatcatcaaactctacctggaATTTGAGGAGACATTCTTTTGAGGACAAAAAATCAAAGATACCTTTTATACACAGCCAATACAGAAATATAAATTGTACCTTGCATTCAGGTTTATTCAACATATAGGTGCCACCATACACAGCACTAAGTCGAGCAAATGCCTAAGTTAAGCAAAAGATACACCAAATAGAAATGATTTAATCAAGGAAAAAAAAAGTTCAAGACACTTTTTTAAGATGATGGAGGATGACTAATAATAACAAAAgcagaaaatacaaaatttaaggAGGAACTCAAGGTAGTACCTGGGGAAGCTCTCCTAATCCGTATAAAGGGTAGATATAAGGTGATCCTCCTTGAAAACGTGCAAGAGACTCAGCATACAGCTGTCACATTACATGGAACAAAAGTTCAGACATAAGCACATGGAATTTTAAATACCACTAGCTTAAGAATTCAAAGGAGGAACAATTTGATTCACCTTCATCCTCTTCACTGTATCCAGCACAGGTTCATCTAAGTAGCGGTCATCTCTATGTAGTGCCAATGCATGACCAATGAAGTCCATAGTATTGTCATCAAGACCATATTTTCTGATAAAATAAAGAAATATCATAAGCAGCAGAACGCGGGGGTTTACAAATAAATTACAATATATTATAGGCAATGCTGACGAGCACTTTTTGATGCCAACTTCTACAAATTGACAATTTCAGAACATCAAAAGATCATTAAATAAAACACATGAGAGATTAAATATTAGGATTTCAACAATTTCTAATCTCAGATCATCTCACCACTACAGAAGCATGTTAGAAAAATAAGGCCCATTCTGGTCTAGTGGTAAGAGTCCAGCTCGTGATATGTGGATTAGGCGTAGTCACAAGTTCAgccctgcagcagacaaaagttTGGTGTTTACGTGGAGTAGGGTAGATGTGCAGGTCAATTATCCATTGAATTCCGAACCATGCGTCAGCATTGGATCTCTCGGTTAAATAAAAAAGGACCTTGGACCTAACTCAACTCCAATAATTAGCTCATGAAGTGATGATTGTTAAAACCATATTAAGGTGACAATAACCAATTTCCTCAACTAATGCAGGACACATTAAGAAAGCATAAGACAAATCAGACATTTTACAGGCACCTACCATTAATTCTACTCACtagtttccttttcttttagatAACAAAATTGTACTCACTACTTTCTTCTCACAAGCTCATAATAAACAGGTACAAAAGATACAAAATCTAAGACAATTTAACAACAATTATCTCAGACACGAAAGGCCTCAACTAATATATCGGAAGAAATAAGGAAGTTCAGGAGCTTACGCTATAAGCTCTCTTGTTGTCACTCTTGTTAGATCCATCCCCTCGTGTGTCTTAGGATCACTCTCATTATAATCCTGAACATAGATAAAGAATTTCCGTGCACGGCGTTTCTCAAAAATGCCCATTAAAGGAGATTTAAGTGCCTCCATATCTGTGGCAGGCACCTTGTGGACCTACTCATCAAGTAAATGAGAACTGTAGGTTAGATAAACGAATAGTCTTGAAACTAAAAGCTGACATCTCACGACAACActaaaagaatgaaaagaagtGTACCTTTCCTTTACTATACACAAAGCTTCCATCAACCGCTTTGAAGTACAAATATTTTGTAACATCGGTGTGGATTAGAACTCGTACAAGTGAACCATTAGCCATAATGAACTGCTCCAACCATTAAGTTAGAACACCAATACATAATCAAGAGTTTTCCATCAAGCAGATAGTCAAAAGAGGAAGAGGAAAACCTTAGGGATCATGTCGACATTATAATCCCTGCTCGAACCCAATTGAGGTGGAGGCTTGTCACTCCCCCTGAACCTCTTCCAGAGCTGAAAGCCAAAAACTCCATCAGACACATGTCAAAAACAGAAAACACGATTTGTAAATAATTAGAGGACCTTTACCTGCACAAGATTGAGGGATGTCGATTCTCCTCCATAGTAGTCATTCCTGTCCATGTGCAGAACCTATTTACATGTAAGGAGCAGTAATTACTGAGACACTTCAAGTAAAATAAGATAGCAAGCATATctcacaaaaaagaaaaaaaaaagacatcaAGATAAAGAAAGTGATAAATTGCTCTAGTTGATAGTATCTCCCCTTGCTTTCTTTGTACAGACAGGAGGCTTGGTTGATCAAAGATATTGGCATCATCCATTGACATGTACATTTTATTTGCTCTGTTGTATTATATTTCTACCTCGTGCATAAACAACTAAGATCAATTGAGACAAATTCACAACATTTCGCAAAAGAGATGCAACAATCTTATAAGAAATTTAACCTTGCAAAGGAAATATAGCATACGGATATAGGTGGATAGTCAATTGTATGATTTGAATTGCATAATGCTTTAAGGCATTATTGTTCTTGTTATCTTTTATTACATGTTCGTTACCATTTTTATCAGGTTAACAATAAATGTTTATCCTGAGATTAACTTGTAATTACCTTAAAAATGACCTGATTGTGTAAGTATCTTTTACACCTAGAAGTTAAGCTCTAATTGAAATATGGCAAGTACATGTGAAACTCATGGGATTCTGATATGGCAAGTGATGAACCATTGAAAAGTAAATGCGAGAGCACAAAGAAACTGAGGGATAAAAAAAAGAATATCCGAAAAAGGAAAACTGAAAATCCACAAGATAGATCAAACAAAAGGATGAAACCGATCTCGAAGAAATCAAAAGTAGATAAACATCTTTAAGCTAATACAAAGGGGGAAACTGTAAGTAATATATAAGTAATAAGAATCAGAAATCATAAATGAAAAAACCTTAAGACCATCAACAGAGAGAAGACCACTGAGGATACATTCCTTGAGGCCTGTGCCAAGCACTATCACATCGTACTCTTCATCCATCTTTTTCTTTCGACACACAAAATTAATAAAGAGATTGGATCTACTCCGATAGTTAGGGTTCTTCTATACTTAAAGCTAAAATGGCAAGAGGAGGAGTAGACTGCGTTGATGACGAACTCTATTTTTAAAATATGACAAGTATGCTTTGATGATGGAACAAGGAAACGCCAACAAAGGGTTATGTTcctattttttatattaaaaagtTTCTTTTTGATTTATTTCGTTTTTATAATTCATTTATACTAATTACGTGTGATGATTTTATTAGTAATGAAAACTAAGATAGGATGAAAGACATTTAAAATTTGGTGATCTAAATTACCCCATTAAAAGTAAAATTGAaagcttttttcttttcttttttcaatgaAAATCAGAAATTTTATTCAATAAAAAACTGCTCATTGGACTTTAGAAATAGGATCactcaaaaataaccaaaattaaGCTCCCTTTTGGTCATAGATTTTGGCAGTcaaatttttttgaaaatattatttgttAGTGGAATATGATTAGTTTtcgaaaaaaaattaatttttttttcaaattaccaaAATCTCGGTTAGGATAGTTTTGGATGAAAACTTTTATTTCACTCACAACACTTCatctttttttcaaataaaatgcatgtctaAGTCATCCTATACTGTCTACTACTTTATTTCTCacctttaaaaaaaaattaaaagtttaCGGTTAAATACTTTTCAAATATAGGAATGTATTGCTCCTTTTCAAACGGAACAAAATGCATCATATAAATTAATACAAATATAAagtattttttctttttggttaaaGTCCTAACTCCTAATACCTCAAAAGCATATTCTTTAGCAAAGTACATGAGATCGTGACTGAAGCAACCAAGATGCCTCTTGTCCATTACTATTAAATTAAACTCCCAGATTTGAAATCCTAAAAGAAAttagagaaattcaaaaatagtctgATTTACAAGtcgtcattcaaaaatagccatagtttcaaaagtaatcgaaatttaaccatttttcatgtaaagataaatttgaacgaaaacactgttcaaaatccagaaaatactccaacataatatattggagttccagcataagtatattgaaactccagcatattataatggagttccagtataatataccggtccagcataatatgctggaaattcatacacaggtgctctaatctccagtatattatgccggaacttttcgcgtgttggagttccagcataatatgctggaagttcatacacaggtgcatcgatcttcagtatattatgctggaccggtccctgttgcaacaaaatagtggctatttttcaatgattttgcaaagctagctatttttgaatgaccagtccgaaaactggctagtctGTGCTATTTTTACAAAAGAAACATGCACATCGATATATACCAAAGAAAAATGTTATCAATATTTCTATTTGTATcgatatatctatttatatttatttatactatattaaaagcacaaaaCCAATTAGCAAAACGTCGTTTGTTTTTTTTACCGTTTAACAAATAGTTTCACTTTCACACTAGACAAATAAGTCattcaattatttttttaatatttaggagttctaaaattagtcatttaattatttttctaatatttaggagcTCTAAAATTAGTCATTCAATTATTTTTCCCATATTTAGGAGctctaaataaactaattttgtgc encodes the following:
- the LOC104232942 gene encoding guanosine nucleotide diphosphate dissociation inhibitor 2, which translates into the protein MDEEYDVIVLGTGLKECILSGLLSVDGLKVLHMDRNDYYGGESTSLNLVQLWKRFRGSDKPPPQLGSSRDYNVDMIPKFIMANGSLVRVLIHTDVTKYLYFKAVDGSFVYSKGKVHKVPATDMEALKSPLMGIFEKRRARKFFIYVQDYNESDPKTHEGMDLTRVTTRELIAKYGLDDNTMDFIGHALALHRDDRYLDEPVLDTVKRMKLYAESLARFQGGSPYIYPLYGLGELPQAFARLSAVYGGTYMLNKPECKVEFDDEGKVCGVTSEGETAKCKKVVCDPSYLTNKVRKVGKVARAIAIMSHPIPNTNDSHSVQIILPQKQLGRKSDMYLFCCSYTHNVAPKGKFIAFVSTEAETDNPESELKPGIDLLGQVDEIFFEAYDRFEPVNEPSLDNCFISTSYDPTTHFESTVDDVLNMYTLITGKVLDLNVDLSAASAAEE